Proteins found in one Thunnus maccoyii chromosome 5, fThuMac1.1, whole genome shotgun sequence genomic segment:
- the LOC121897862 gene encoding troponin I, fast skeletal muscle-like, producing MSEKKMSSSRKHHLKSLMLSIAKGLLEEEEREQERERTRYMAENCPPLSMPRSMQELQELCREIHHKIDGIDEERYNLEMKVGKADKEIDDLKIKVQDLMGKFKKPVLRKVRMSADAMLKALLGSKHTVNMDLRANLKQVKKEVKEEDKELRDVGDWRKNIEDKSGMDGRKKMFEAEA from the exons ATGTCGGA GAAAAAGATGTCTTCGAGTCGCAAGCATCATCTGAAG AGTTTGATGCTGTCCATCGCTAAAGGTttgctggaggaggaagagagggagcaagAGCGAGAGAGGACTCGGTACATGGCTGAGAACTGCCCTCCTCTGTCCATGCCCAGGAGCATGCAGGAGCTGCAG GAACTGTGCAGGGAGATTCACCACAAGATCGACGGGATCGATGAGGAGAGATACAACCTGGAGATGAAAGTCGGCAAAGCTGACAAGGAG ATCGACGACCTGAAGATCAAAGTCCAGGACCTGATGGGCAAGTTCAAGAAGCCCGTCCTGAGGAAAGTACGCATGTCTGCTGACGCCATGCTGAAAGCTCTGCTGGGCTCTAAACACACAGTCAACATGGACCTGAGGGCCAACCTGAAGCAGGTCAAGAAGGAGGTGAAAGAGGAG GATAAGGAACTGCGTGACGTCGGCGACTGGCGTAAAAACATTGAAGACAAATCTGGCATGGACGGGAGGAAGAAGATGTTTGAGGCGGAGGCTTAA
- the LOC121897688 gene encoding uncharacterized protein LOC121897688: METEEEWNKDLSAHKLLDKKVLCKQNGRIGIVKSLHSLLKTQNTLQIQSITRSECAGSCPNLMMSRSEHADARPVPVALTPQLPPRAHRPLCVSVSSDSSGRFKALETQEWKNNLKAQMEQAHSAGAASSTGSLERASLFCASASTTASSSGLSSPVEILTKSKSSSRFSLFSPPWNSSSESDSNPPSRSGSKKLRNYSRRAATGPAGARGPDTPESKPGGPEHFQYSEPVISKVTDYIYVGNLNAAYNGRTLCRNNIDSIIDMSSVPGEPGPSLNLIPCTCSRGTRHSWSRLKVDIGDVPDALGDGPALKQRCFEDINGCIDASTEKRKRVLVHCRDGYSLAPTCIIQYLMVKQNMRLIAAYELLRAKYPVNIRECHQNVLVSLERALRPGGNVDPECFKQAISRKVAWT, translated from the exons ATGGAAACCGAGGAAGAGTGGAACAAAGACCTGAGTGCACACAAACTGCTGGATAAAAAGGTCCTCTGCAAGCAGAATGGAAGGATCG GTATAGTGAAAAGTCTTCACAGCCTGTTGAAAACCCAGAACACACTGCAGATTCAGTCCATCACCCGCTCAGAATGTGCTG GCTCTTGTCCAAATCTGATGATGAGTAGGAGCGAGCACGCCGATGCGCGGCCCGTCCCCGTGGCCCTCACCCCCCAGCTCCCCCCCAGAGCTCACCGGCCCCTCTGCGTGTCGGTCTCCTCCGACAGCAGCGGACGCTTCAAAGCTCTGGAGACGCAGGAGTGGAAGAACAACCTCAAAGCTCAG ATGGAGCAGGCCCACAGCGCAGGAGCCGCCAGCAGCACAGGCTCTCTGGAGCGAGCGTCTCTGTTCTGCGCCTCGGCGTCCACCACGGCGTCCAGCTCCGGTCTGTCCAGCCCGGTGGAGATCCTCACCAAGAGCAAATCCTCCAGccgcttctctctcttctctccgcCCTGGAACAGCAGCTCCGAGTCCGACTCCAACCCTCCGTCTCGCTCGGGCTCCAAGAAGCTGCGCAACTACAGCAGGAGAGCCGCTACGGGTCCAGCCGGAGCCAGGGGGCCCGACACGCCTGAGTCCAAACCCGGCGGCCCCGAACACTTCCAGTACTCCGAACCAGTCATCTCCAAGGTGACGGACTACATCTACGTCGGCAACCTGAACGCGGCGTACAACGGGCGCACCTTGTGTCGCAACAACATCGACAGCATCATCGACATGAGCAGCGTGCCGGGAGAACCGGGCCCCAGCCTCAACCTCATACCCTGCACCTGCTCCCGCGGCACCCGCCATAGCTGGTCCCGCCTCAAGGTGGACATCGGCGACGTGCCGGACGCTCTGGGCGACGGCCCCGCCCTGAAGCAGCGCTGCTTCGAGGACATCAACGGATGCATCGATGCCTCCACTGAGAAGAGGAAGCGCGTTCTGGTCCACTGTCGGGACGGGTACTCCCTGGCGCCCACCTGCATCATCCAGTACCTGATGGTGAAACAGAACATGAGGCTGATCGCAGCCTACGAGCTGCTGAGAGCCAAGTACCCGGTCAACATCAGAGAGTGCCACCAAAACGTGCTGGTGAGCCTGGAGAGGGCGCTGCGGCCCGGAGGCAACGTGGACCCTGAGTGCTTCAAACAGGCCATCTCACGCAAAGTGGCGTGGACCTGA
- the syt8 gene encoding synaptotagmin VIII isoform X2, which translates to MPRWAIYTIFAAGGLLILLCLLCICIKCCCKGKKKKRQNKNDEKINLKGVNGKTTAALVQPDVADVDYGSTKQQRGKLLYSLEYNANQSELTVGIKQAANLKAMDLGGSSDPYVKVYICPDKSKTCETKVFRHTLNPVFNEHFNFQIAKSTLLKSTVVLQMFDFNRFSKHNIIGELRLQLGDVDWNHVIEEWQDLAEPAKFEEENLGEICFSLRYVPTASKLTVVILEAKNLKAMDIGGTSDPYVKVQLALDKRKWRKRKTSIKKKTLNPYYNESFTFDVSFEQIQRVNLVISVWDHDAMTRNDAMGKIFLGCDATGNQLRHWADMLSNPRRPVAQWHNLLSAEQVNSTLTLKSKIPLSSKLPF; encoded by the exons TGCCTCGATGGGCGATCTACACCATCTTTGCGGCTGGTGGTCTGCTGATTCTGCTCTGCCTTCTGTGTATCTGCATCAAGTGCTGCTGcaaagggaagaagaagaagcggcAGAATAAGAACGATGAGAAGATCAACTTGAAGGGAGTGAACGGAAAAACCACCGCAGCTCTG GTTCAGCCTGATGTGGCAGATGTGGACTACGGCTCGACCAAACAACAGAGAGGAAAGCTGCTCTACTCTCTGGAGTACAACGCCAATCAGTCGGAG CTCACTGTGGGGATCAAACAAGCCGCCAACCTGAAGGCCATGGACCTGGGAGGAAGCTCTGACCCCTACGTGAAAGTCTACATCTGTCCTGACAAATCCAAAACCTGCGAGACCAAAGTGTTCAGACACACGCTGAACCCCGTCTTCAACGAACATTTCAACTTCCAG ATAGCCAAGTCTACGCTGCTGAAGTCGACGGTGGTGTTGCAGATGTTTGACTTCAACAGATTCTCCAAACACAACATCATTGGCGAGCTCAGGCTGCAGCTCGGCGACGTCGACTGGAACCACGTCATCGAGGAGTGGCAGGACCTCGCTGAACCCGCCAAATTTGAG GAAGAAAACCTGGGGGAGATCTGCTTCTCTCTGCGTTACGTTCCCACTGCCAGCAAACTGACTGTGGTGATCCTGGAGGCCAAAAACCTGAAGGCCATGGACATCGGAGGAACCTCAG ATCCGTATGTGAAGGTGCAGTTGGCTCTGGACAAGAGGAAGTGGAGGAAAAGGAAGACGTCCATTAAAAAGAAGACGCTGAACCCTTATTACAACGAATCCTTCACCTTCGACGTGTCATTTGAACAAATCCAG AGAGTGAACCTGGTGATCTCCGTGTGGGACCACGACGCCATGACCCGCAACGACGCTATGGGGAAGATCTTCCTGGGCTGCGATGCCACAGGGAACCAGCTGAGGCACTGGGCCGACATGTTGTCCAACCCACGGCGGCCGGTCGCTCAGTGGCACAACCTGCTGTCCGCCGAGCAGGTCAACTCCACCCTGACCCTAAAAAGCAAGATCCCCCTCTCCAGCAAACTGCCCTTCTGA